One part of the Eptesicus fuscus isolate TK198812 chromosome 20, DD_ASM_mEF_20220401, whole genome shotgun sequence genome encodes these proteins:
- the SRSF1 gene encoding serine/arginine-rich splicing factor 1 isoform X2, with the protein MSGGGVIRGPAGNNDCRIYVGNLPPDIRTKDIEDVFYKYGAIRDIDLKNRRGGPPFAFVEFEDPRDAEDAVYGRDGYDYDGYRLRVEFPRSGRGTGRGGGGGGGGGAPRGRYGPPSRRSENRVVVSGLPPSGSWQDLKDHMREAGDVCYADVYRDGTGVVEFVRKEDMTYAVRKLDNTKFRSHEVWIGEGSLDPNPWSWIIGFKS; encoded by the exons ATGTCCGGAGGTGGTGTGATCCGTGGCCCGGCAGGGAACAATGATTGTCGCATCTACGTGGGTAACTTACCTCCAGACATTCGAACCAAGGACATTGAGGACGTGTTCTACAAATACGGCGCTATCCGCGACATCGATCTCAAGAATCGCCGCGGAGGACCACCCTTCGCCTTCGTTGAGTTCGAGGACCCGCG AGACGCGGAAGATGCGGTGTACGGTCGCGACGGCTATGATTACGATGGATACCGTCTGCGGGTCGAGTTTCCTCGAAGCGGCCGTGGTACAggccgaggcggcggcgggggtGGAGGTGGCGGAGCACCCCGAGGCCGCTATGGCCCCCCATCCAGGCGATCTGAAAACAGAGTGGTTGTCTCTG GACTGCCTCCAAGTGGAAGCTGGCAGGATTTGAAGGATCACATGCGTGAAGCAGGTGATGTATGTTATGCTGATGTTTACCGAGATGGCACTGGTGTCGTGGAGTTTGTACGGAAAGAAGATATGACCTATGCAGTTCGAAAACTGGATAACACTAAGTTTAGATCTCATGAG gtttggattggagagggctcacTGGATCCCAATCCTTGGAGCTGGATCATTGGATTCAAATCATAA
- the SRSF1 gene encoding serine/arginine-rich splicing factor 1 isoform X3, whose protein sequence is MSGGGVIRGPAGNNDCRIYVGNLPPDIRTKDIEDVFYKYGAIRDIDLKNRRGGPPFAFVEFEDPRDAEDAVYGRDGYDYDGYRLRVEFPRSGRGTGRGGGGGGGGGAPRGRYGPPSRRSENRVVVSGLPPSGSWQDLKDHMREAGDVCYADVYRDGTGVVEFVRKEDMTYAVRKLDNTKFRSHETYLKRWIKNALD, encoded by the exons ATGTCCGGAGGTGGTGTGATCCGTGGCCCGGCAGGGAACAATGATTGTCGCATCTACGTGGGTAACTTACCTCCAGACATTCGAACCAAGGACATTGAGGACGTGTTCTACAAATACGGCGCTATCCGCGACATCGATCTCAAGAATCGCCGCGGAGGACCACCCTTCGCCTTCGTTGAGTTCGAGGACCCGCG AGACGCGGAAGATGCGGTGTACGGTCGCGACGGCTATGATTACGATGGATACCGTCTGCGGGTCGAGTTTCCTCGAAGCGGCCGTGGTACAggccgaggcggcggcgggggtGGAGGTGGCGGAGCACCCCGAGGCCGCTATGGCCCCCCATCCAGGCGATCTGAAAACAGAGTGGTTGTCTCTG GACTGCCTCCAAGTGGAAGCTGGCAGGATTTGAAGGATCACATGCGTGAAGCAGGTGATGTATGTTATGCTGATGTTTACCGAGATGGCACTGGTGTCGTGGAGTTTGTACGGAAAGAAGATATGACCTATGCAGTTCGAAAACTGGATAACACTAAGTTTAGATCTCATGAG ACATATCTGAAGAGATGGATTAAGAATGCTTTGGATTAA
- the SRSF1 gene encoding serine/arginine-rich splicing factor 1 isoform X1 has product MSGGGVIRGPAGNNDCRIYVGNLPPDIRTKDIEDVFYKYGAIRDIDLKNRRGGPPFAFVEFEDPRDAEDAVYGRDGYDYDGYRLRVEFPRSGRGTGRGGGGGGGGGAPRGRYGPPSRRSENRVVVSGLPPSGSWQDLKDHMREAGDVCYADVYRDGTGVVEFVRKEDMTYAVRKLDNTKFRSHEGETAYIRVKVDGPRSPSYGRSRSRSRSRSRSRSRSNSRSRSYSPRRSRGSPRYSPRHSRSRSHISEEMD; this is encoded by the exons ATGTCCGGAGGTGGTGTGATCCGTGGCCCGGCAGGGAACAATGATTGTCGCATCTACGTGGGTAACTTACCTCCAGACATTCGAACCAAGGACATTGAGGACGTGTTCTACAAATACGGCGCTATCCGCGACATCGATCTCAAGAATCGCCGCGGAGGACCACCCTTCGCCTTCGTTGAGTTCGAGGACCCGCG AGACGCGGAAGATGCGGTGTACGGTCGCGACGGCTATGATTACGATGGATACCGTCTGCGGGTCGAGTTTCCTCGAAGCGGCCGTGGTACAggccgaggcggcggcgggggtGGAGGTGGCGGAGCACCCCGAGGCCGCTATGGCCCCCCATCCAGGCGATCTGAAAACAGAGTGGTTGTCTCTG GACTGCCTCCAAGTGGAAGCTGGCAGGATTTGAAGGATCACATGCGTGAAGCAGGTGATGTATGTTATGCTGATGTTTACCGAGATGGCACTGGTGTCGTGGAGTTTGTACGGAAAGAAGATATGACCTATGCAGTTCGAAAACTGGATAACACTAAGTTTAGATCTCATGAG GGAGAAACTGCCTACATCCGGGTTAAAGTTGATGGGCCCAGAAGTCCAAGTTATGGAAGATCTCGATCTCGAAGCCGTAGTCGTAGCAGAAGCCGTAGCAGAAGCAACAGCAGGAGTCGCAGTTACTCCCCAAGGAGAAGCAGAGGATCACCACGCTATTCTCCCCGTCATAGCAGATCTCGCTCTC ACATATCTGAAGAGATGGATTAA